TTCCATGATCTCGGACCAGATCATCTCCACTTCGTTGACCACCACGGAATCGAAATGCCGTCCGCATTCCTCGGTCATGAACGAGGCGTGGCTGCCCCCGCAGATGGTGCGGACCCCCTTCCGCCGGTAGTGATCCGCCAGCCAGTAGCCGCGCGGCGCCTGGCACGACATCATGGTGATACCGACAAAATCGGCTTTCTCTTCGAGATCGAGCGCTTCAAACTCCTCTTCGATGATCCGGATGTCGTCGAAATACGGCGTGGCAAGGGCGGCGATCACCGCAAGATTGAGGTGATGAACGTGTTTGCCTTTGACGCCCTGGACTTCCAATCCGGCGGGCGCGATGAGGAGAAGCTTCATCCGGGAGACACTCTACACGACGGAGGACAATGCGCAATCGAGATTGCTTCGCTACGCTCGCAATGACGCAGGGTGGGTGTCATTGCGAAGGACGGGCATCGGTGCCCGGACTGAAGCCATCTCAACCAGGATTCCAGCCGCGCCTACAAATTGAAGACGACCATCTTGAGGGTCGTCATCTCTTCGACGGCGAAGCGCGGTCCCTCGCGACCGAGCCCGCTCTCCTTGACGCCACCGTAGGGTTGGTGGTCCACGCGGACCGTCGGAATATCGTTGATGATCACGCCGCCGACGTCGAGTTCCTGGACCGCCCGCATGGCCTTCCCGAGATCGCGCGTGAACACCCCTGCCTGCAGTCCGTAAATCGAGTCGTTGACCATTCTCAGAGCCTCGTCGAAGGTATCGAAGGGGGCCATCGCCACCACCGGCGCGAAAATCTCCGAGGCCATCACTTTCATTTCATTCCGCGCGTCCGCCAGCACCGTGGGCGTCAGCATTGCCCCTTCGCACCGCCCGCCCGTGAGAACCCGCGCGCCCTTCGCCACGGCTTCTTCGATCCATCCGTGCGCCCGCTTCGCCTCGCTCTCGCTGATCATCGGCCCCACGTCCGTGTTCGCATCGAGTGGATTGCCCATCCGCAAAGTTTCAACGGATCGCGTCATGACGTCCTGGACTCCCTGATACAGCTTCCGATGGACGAAAATCCGCTGTACCGAAATGCACGATTGGCCCGCCTGCGCGAATCCGCCTAGCACGCAGCGGGGGAGCGCCTTTTCGACATCGGCGTCCTCATCGATCACGACCGCGCTGTTCGACCCCAGTTCCATCGTCACTTTCTTCAGTCCCGCGCGGGCGACGATGTGCCTCCCCA
The nucleotide sequence above comes from Nitrospirota bacterium. Encoded proteins:
- a CDS encoding aldehyde dehydrogenase family protein, whose translation is MAENHGMLIGGKWREDSRGGRRIQVRNPFDGSVVGSVPEAGQDEVEEAVRAAEAGFRILSRMPAHRRSEILEKASGLIEERADDLARTITLESGKPVKDARGEVGRAVQTFRFSAQEALRIHGETLPMDAHKAGEGRFGFWLRVPVGIVGAITPFNFPLNLVAHKIAPAIAAGCSVVLKPASQTPITSVKLGEIFLEAGLPPGALNIVFGGGATVGDWIVSHPKIAKISFTGSPAVGRHIVARAGLKKVTMELGSNSAVVIDEDADVEKALPRCVLGGFAQAGQSCISVQRIFVHRKLYQGVQDVMTRSVETLRMGNPLDANTDVGPMISESEAKRAHGWIEEAVAKGARVLTGGRCEGAMLTPTVLADARNEMKVMASEIFAPVVAMAPFDTFDEALRMVNDSIYGLQAGVFTRDLGKAMRAVQELDVGGVIINDIPTVRVDHQPYGGVKESGLGREGPRFAVEEMTTLKMVVFNL